The Hydractinia symbiolongicarpus strain clone_291-10 chromosome 2, HSymV2.1, whole genome shotgun sequence genomic sequence GGAAACCTGGGATAGGAAATCACCTTCTTGGAATTGTCTGAAATCAGTTCTAACTTTCTTACAAATGGAAAAACATGTTACTGACATTGAAAGTAGGCTATATTTATGTTCCAATTGCTCTCCATCATCTTTTGAGAATTTTAATATTCTAACATGTGAGTctaataatttttaaagttatgcTGGAGGAGAGTCTGCTCATTGATCAAGACATTTTTAGGTCAGTTAAGTCTATGCCTTATGAGCTATTTTGATACGAgtcattaattttattatttctttctattttatAACGTGATAATTTTGTTAACATATTGATTGTGTGATTATGCTCGCGTGAGGCAGGCAAAAGCTATAGCatgaatttataacaaaaatagtcGCTTTATGTTGAcacattaatttaaatttcatatAAACAATGCAACAGTTTTATTTGTCATAAAAAGTCTGTATCGTGATATCGGCCAAATGACGtatgtatttttctttttgtaggTGGTGTGCATATGCAAGACAATTATGGTAAGTCTTACTTTGACTTGCCGTTTACCAGAAGCCTGTTTTAAACttataaaattttgtgacaAAGAAGAATTCGTTAGATGTTTCTTCCTTTTTTGTAAAAGCGTAAATATCCTTGCAGAATGTCAATAAATATAGGATAGGTTTATTAAGTTGCTATATTAGTTTGTTGTGGCTTCTGTATGTTCtacatttgaaatattttcaaattatttacaagtatcatttatttttaattttagaccATGAAATAGCTGTACCAAGGTAAAAATGTTCTTAGTCATAATTTAGTTTTCATTAGTTTAAATGCTATTTTCATTAATgttaaaaacgaaataatttTTCCATTTTAGCTATTTAATGTACAAAGACCATCGGAAAAATCTTGTCATACAATTTGACAAAAAGTGGTCTGTGGAAACTGTCCACAGCGTTGTTAGTGCAACAACTGCAGAACATTGGAAGCAACTTTGTTTAGATGAAGATTTCACTATCAAAGAAAAAGAAGGAAGATTATTTCTGATTATTTGCAACAACAAagcagatataaaaaaaatatcagtttTATTAAtccatgaaaacaaaaaatctcAAAAAGTTTTGATCAATGGTAAGttattttattacatttattatCTTTTATTGTGTTTATACTCAATTTGTGCTGCTTAAATAAACTACTCACATAAGTTTCCGAGGAATTTCCTCATCATGTTACTAAAGTTCGTTAGAAAGAAAGCTGCGTTTTTCTGAATGATTGTTTTAAAATCCTAAAccttgacattttttatttcttttcttgttagctctaacaaaattatttttattggtAGAATAAACTTTAACGAACTTAaacgaaaaaatataatataaaaatatatatataactcaGCCTTTCAATAAAAAATCTGTAAATCAAATCAATTATAAAATTTCTTATACTTCTTATTCCATTATTCTTCAAGGTGCTATTCACAAGCTTaaatttttgcaatattttcttCGCAGACAATTCCTTTCCTAAAagcatatttattttatttagatatTGAACTGGCAACTATACATAAATGTCCGACAACCGATTATTTAAATGTCATCACTCACAACAGTCGTTTGATATCTAAGCAGATAGAGTCTATTGTAAACAAGGAAACAAAAGAAGCAGATATCGAATTTATATGTGGTGGCAGCCTGAAAAGAATGTCAGCCAAAGCATACGAAGAGTATGAAAAAGATTACTCTGATCAATATTTCACCATCAATGGCAAGCGCATGGAGGAACCACTCCAGTTCCCACCTCCAATCTGTAACCAAAAATCTTCTGTATTTGCACAGAAAATGAAAGATGTCATACTAAAGTTAAAATACCAGTTTTTTACGATATTTACACATTATGATAGCAAGGATCATATCCAATTTTTGAATCTAAATGAAGAATTTCCCTTGAAAAGCAATATATCTAATGATAACCGAATACTACTAGTGTTTCTCAAGACATTGATAAACATTAGATACACTGATACAATCAACGCAATTGATATACAAGATGAGTTCAAAGCAGGCGAGACAGACCTTAAGGAATTATCCATCatcaataaaaaatgttttaaacatgGTAATTGGACCATAATTAATGTTGTAGCTGCACCAAGTTTTAAAGTCAGCCAGGATACTCAAATATGTGTAAACTGTAACTTACTCTGTAAGAAAACACTATCTGAGGAAAGCAAGATTCTGGACTTTTTTTCTAACCTTCTACAGAATGCACACAAGAAAAGCAGCCGTGATGACGCGAAAGAACAATATATATCAATGGTTAGCAAAATAATGTGCTTTATGGCCACACGTAAAGCACTTTATACTGTTCCTTCACTTAGTGATAATATTCACGAGCAAATAAGTTCACTGATACTAAGTATACAGCAGCTTCGAATTTTGTATAGCaaatgtcagaagaaaattATAACTGGTCCGTTAGGTAGTGGCAAAACTGTTTTAGGGTTATCTCACTTAGAACTTGCTTATGAATACTGTAAAGAAAACTCCATCATTTTCTATGTAATTTGGGATGACAAAACATTACTAAAACAAGACGTTTTCAATTATGCTAATAGATTTAATTACAAGAGCAATGTTGATGTTATCGTTACGGATATTGTCCAGTTAGCGAAGGATATAGAAATGCCTAAGGTTCCAACACCCTTACAGTTGTTTAAGTCGTTAGTTGAGAAACATGTTGGTAAGCAACTACATTTTATACTTGACGAATTTAATGGTGAGATGCTTGGAATTGAAGAAGCATTATCActgaaaaaatactttgaaaCAGAAGCTAGGTTAGAACACTCATACATTGTTGTATTTCCACAATCCATTGAAAAGCATAGATCCTTCGTTTCGCATGAAACAATCACAAAGCATGACAAATATAAATATGAGGAAACAGGGTTAAAGTTATATAAGCTTGAAAGGGCGATGAGAACATCTGAATcgatctttcaatttttaagaGCTTTTGAACAGTTAGCAAGCAAAGGAAAAACAGTGATTAAACTTCCTGTGCAAGAAGCCCAGCAAACGGTTAATACAAGCGTCGTTGGGACATTTTGGAATATTCTACAAAAGTTATTTTCCAGTTTAAAACAACCAGTACAACAGCCCCACAAATTGCAACAACAAGCAAATCAATCACAGCAACAATTACTGAAGCAACAACAACCAAAAGAGATTACTACGCCTTACAGagattttgtagaaaaaaatatagaCAGCAACTTTGAGGCTCTAATTGATATTGATCGTCTTGCAACGGCAATCCCAGATGAACATCTTTCAGATGTTGTAAGAACAGAaacaaattttcattttaattcAGCAGCTTTTATTGGTCATAATATAAAAGGTACCAAACCATTGTTGATACACcctgaagaaaagaaaacagaagAAAAGGAGTTCATTCCAATGTTAGCTTTAGTTCTTCAAGACATTTGCTTGCATTACAATACTAagcgtttatttatttataacacaTATCATCAAATGACTATATTTTACAGATTGCTGAAGCTattaaacttgaatttttttcattacgACGAGTCTACTGAAtggaaacttttaaaaagcaatgAAGAAATCCCGGATCTTTTGCAATATTCAAGCTACAACATACTCACTACGCCTGAGGGTAGTCGTGGCATGGAAGCAAGTGAGTGCATCTGCCTAATTGAAAACAACGACTgcacattaaaacatttaacatTGGAATCGATGTCTAGAGCTACACAAAACCTGATCATTGTTTCAACATCGAACATTCACCTATCTAAGTATTTATCAACTGGTCACATTATCAAAGAACTTTTACGTGAATATTTAACTGAATATATTGTTACACATTCTGAAGAATTGGACAGTGAAAAACCATACACAAAAGACAGTGTGGATAAAGTAACTTTCAACATAAATACACGATCCCGTAGGTTTGAAGAATTATTAAACAACATTGAACATATTGATCATCCTCAAGCAGCCCCTGTAACTGCAAATGTGGAAGAGATAATTTTTAAATGGTAAGCAGTTGGTAATGTTTaattgccctgattatgtttctGTGTTTTATTGTGTTGTTTTAAATCTTAACCTTAACACGTTAAacaaatgttgttgttttttccacCTCTTTCATAGAGGTATACTATGATGTGCGGCTCCTTGAGTAAAATATTTAGGCTAAATAATATAGTGGGGTTTTTTTGAGTGTAAGAATATGAAATGATAATACCCATCTGGCCTAAAATGGTATTTCCCGTTTTTATTACTAAATTTTTAGcgagcatttttaaaattttcttaaaaaagtatttgagGTGTTACAAAATATCAAACCCTTCAAAAACTAGGATTTTGTATTGTATAGAAACATGTCTAATCAATTATTCATTTCACTTTAGCCTTCATCCTCCCGAAAAGGTTGACAAGATAACCTGCTTCTGTTTGTCAGAGAAATCATGTGAATTACGTTGGCAGCATAGTGCTGATAAATATACAGTTAAAAAGAAAAGCAACTATTTCGATTGGGAAATTTTGGCAAGTGGTATTACATCTAACACATTCATCGTAGATGACATCAGTATAGGAGAAATTTGCACATTTTCAGTAGTTGCGGATAACCAAGTGGGTCAATCTGATGACAGCATTTTTTCATACCATCATAACTGGTAAGGTTaatttagatatatagatatatagatatcgATAtgtagatatagatatatagatatagatatagatatatctatCTGTATGTAGATATATagagatatatagatatatagatatcgatatatagatatagatatagatatagagagatatagatatagatatagatatagatatagagagatatagatatatagatgtagatatagatatatagatatagatataatatatatatatatttttttttaggccTCCAACATTTAAAGGTAaggatatttaatatttaacatTATATTAAAACTTACGGCCATTTATATGAAAGTAACCATGATACACAGTgcaatattatattttattttctgttattgCATTGAGAGGTTACTTTTGTAATATAATTTTCGGTATAACTACCACATTTTATGTGTACAATCCTTACTTTTATCTGGTTTTAACATGaatttcctgggtttttttattgtaaGCGAATAAGCAAGTATGATACAAAGAATTTTAATTGaagtataataaatatttttacctgATATAgttatttgtatttattatattatttgaaGCACTTACATAGGAAACGATATTTGAGTTAATACAAGTCCTGATTTATAAGTAAAATACTGATAAAGTAAGGGGCTAAAAACGAGCTGTTGATTTTTGACATTAGTGACTTACACAAAGAATTGTAGAAGCAACAAGGGCAATAAACAACACCCTAAATAATCTTGATATTATATTGGATAGCCAATATAACTGAAAAGGATAACAAAAAGGAACCTTAAAAATAAtggatatttttaatttttctacacAAGCAGTTACCAAGTTTTCTGCTTAATGAAACTTTAAACTATTTTGACCTGGCTAGATAGCTATTCCCTCCTAAATTCTCCACATAAACATATCAAATTATGGTTTATAAACTCAAGTTAAGGCAACAAATTCTTTTTAGATGTATTAATCACCTTTTTCGGCgtaagtatataaaaaaggtgtgttaatttaaaatgcttttaattcacAAAAACTTTATTCTTTGATACATTAACCCTATTCGCTCCGGGGTTTTtgcgaacatactatgactggggggggaggggggcggattccgcccccccctcaataacttttcatagggttgttcaaattgaatcaaacttggcacacttatagtacgtcataaaagaaacaaaatggcgccaaaaaaattttgcttgcgtcagcacattttctgtgacgtcatcaaaagcttaaaaattgttaaaaatgccactatctgcttaaaatataattacttttgttctagagtgaatttttacattctgtttgaagtttctgaaagctaaataaaagttatttaacatatcttccggtttttacatatatcggataaaaaattgcccgaaaaaccggttttttccgattttcgagtaaaatccgacaaaatcgggaaatcggattagtcacgtgttcaaatttttcaaaatgtttcttcTTAATGaagcaaagttgtgttgcaagtttcaagttctaaggataatcataacaggagttattttattttctccattataaggatttcatagagatttttaggggtagtttcgagtaatggccaatatcaaagcctctgaaaggtatgggacctaaaaaatttgcatgcaagtgtctaatagataaatgttgaaactcagtaagtatcataaccATATAacacaaagcaatcaggagttattaagaaaaaaccgacagggggggcggaatccgcccccccactccccccccccggaccgaatagggttaaggtatatatttttagaaagcttATATGATTtactataaaaatattataactTTAAGGtcagaaactttcgcgggaaGAAAGTTTCGGGGATAGCCTAATTTCAGATATTTCGcgagaaaaaactttcgcggagagaaaataataaagacaactttttgatttatatatctattttttttattttttaatcaatttcttttcacgttttttttttctgcttGTCATTTGTTCCTCGAGACATTTCGTTATTTCAAACGACAGGATTAAATAaatgtttgttaaaaattttacgggaaaaaactttcgcaattgaggcattttgaaaaattttgcgggaaaaaactttcgcaattgaggcattttgaaaaattttgcgggaaaaaactttcgcaattgaggcattttgaaaaattttgcagGAAAAAAACTCTCGCAATTGGggcattttgaaaaattttgagggaaaaaacttttgcgaaagGGCTCGAAAACCGCGAAACCGCAAAACTTTATTCCAGCGAAAGTTTCTGACCTTAaagtattaagaaaaaataaagtttaaagaTTTAATAGACAAGGATAAAAAAACGATATATTTATATTACACAATTTTTAACTATGATCGTCGTTTTGTACTTGAATGTTTTTATGTTAGCAAGCTAAACCAGTGTAAGATTAGTGGAATAACTTCaattaaataatattatttaaatatagatatatatatctAGATATATTATATTAGTTTTGTCTACCGAAGTCACACTCGTATCTTAGAGTTAAAATTGGACTAGCTCAGCACGACAATAACTAATCCGAAAGTAACTAACGGTAGG encodes the following:
- the LOC130629467 gene encoding uncharacterized protein LOC130629467 isoform X1, producing the protein MDYDRLALAYNLCTKFIQDTNVAPDRGEEFCYSLFDYDSEKVSSIFSNSWIKYPVLDCICEWLFNNTNLHFKDVVVTVNKCLVKCGRLSYEITEEDLKHPFHENEAEVGYHSVAFKPKDRKKIYQYLAQEISAWDIRYLAHFLIPYNDVNKIYTNNVGNIEGVIARVLETWDRKSPSWNCLKSVLTFLQMEKHVTDIESGVHMQDNYDHEIAVPSYLMYKDHRKNLVIQFDKKWSVETVHSVVSATTAEHWKQLCLDEDFTIKEKEGRLFLIICNNKADIKKISVLLIHENKKSQKVLINDIELATIHKCPTTDYLNVITHNSRLISKQIESIVNKETKEADIEFICGGSLKRMSAKAYEEYEKDYSDQYFTINGKRMEEPLQFPPPICNQKSSVFAQKMKDVILKLKYQFFTIFTHYDSKDHIQFLNLNEEFPLKSNISNDNRILLVFLKTLINIRYTDTINAIDIQDEFKAGETDLKELSIINKKCFKHGNWTIINVVAAPSFKVSQDTQICVNCNLLCKKTLSEESKILDFFSNLLQNAHKKSSRDDAKEQYISMVSKIMCFMATRKALYTVPSLSDNIHEQISSLILSIQQLRILYSKCQKKIITGPLGSGKTVLGLSHLELAYEYCKENSIIFYVIWDDKTLLKQDVFNYANRFNYKSNVDVIVTDIVQLAKDIEMPKVPTPLQLFKSLVEKHVGKQLHFILDEFNGEMLGIEEALSLKKYFETEARLEHSYIVVFPQSIEKHRSFVSHETITKHDKYKYEETGLKLYKLERAMRTSESIFQFLRAFEQLASKGKTVIKLPVQEAQQTVNTSVVGTFWNILQKLFSSLKQPVQQPHKLQQQANQSQQQLLKQQQPKEITTPYRDFVEKNIDSNFEALIDIDRLATAIPDEHLSDVVRTETNFHFNSAAFIGHNIKGTKPLLIHPEEKKTEEKEFIPMLALVLQDICLHYNTKRLFIYNTYHQMTIFYRLLKLLNLNFFHYDESTEWKLLKSNEEIPDLLQYSSYNILTTPEGSRGMEASECICLIENNDCTLKHLTLESMSRATQNLIIVSTSNIHLSKYLSTGHIIKELLREYLTEYIVTHSEELDSEKPYTKDSVDKVTFNINTRSRRFEELLNNIEHIDHPQAAPVTANVEEIIFKCLHPPEKVDKITCFCLSEKSCELRWQHSADKYTVKKKSNYFDWEILASGITSNTFIVDDISIGEICTFSVVADNQVGQSDDSIFSYHHNWPPTFKDIKKIIKSNDIEKLKKLLSIHPNIVHMRGEDEYTPLMWTVLFTNNTSMVEILISYGSDVWAEDGWKQNSYHLAAYRGRHTILDMLCRHDVTNINRGNVHNFTPLYESADNGHISCVDVLLRHENIDVMIKDIYGRTAYDVAGGLMNEQNREIIRRKIKKYEARKK
- the LOC130629467 gene encoding uncharacterized protein LOC130629467 isoform X2 produces the protein MDYDRLALAYNLCTKFIQDTNVAPDRGEEFCYSLFDYDSEKVSSIFSNSWIKYPVLDCICEWLFNNTNLHFKDVVVTVNKCLVKCGRLSYEITEEDLKHPFHENEAEVGYHSVAFKPKDRKKIYQYLAQEISAWDIRYLAHFLIPYNDVNKIYTNNVGNIEGVIARVLETWDRKSPSWNCLKSVLTFLQMEKHVTDIESGVHMQDNYDHEIAVPSYLMYKDHRKNLVIQFDKKWSVETVHSVVSATTAEHWKQLCLDEDFTIKEKEGRLFLIICNNKADIKKISVLLIHENKKSQKVLINDIELATIHKCPTTDYLNVITHNSRLISKQIESIVNKETKEADIEFICGGSLKRMSAKAYEEYEKDYSDQYFTINGKRMEEPLQFPPPICNQKSSVFAQKMKDVILKLKYQFFTIFTHYDSKDHIQFLNLNEEFPLKSNISNDNRILLVFLKTLINIRYTDTINAIDIQDEFKAGETDLKELSIINKKCFKHGNWTIINVVAAPSFKVSQDTQICVNCNLLCKKTLSEESKILDFFSNLLQNAHKKSSRDDAKEQYISMVSKIMCFMATRKALYTVPSLSDNIHEQISSLILSIQQLRILYSKCQKKIITGPLGSGKTVLGLSHLELAYEYCKENSIIFYVIWDDKTLLKQDVFNYANRFNYKSNVDVIVTDIVQLAKDIEMPKVPTPLQLFKSLVEKHVGKQLHFILDEFNGEMLGIEEALSLKKYFETEARLEHSYIVVFPQSIEKHRSFVSHETITKHDKYKYEETGLKLYKLERAMRTSESIFQFLRAFEQLASKGKTVIKLPVQEAQQTVNTSVVGTFWNILQKLFSSLKQPVQQPHKLQQQANQSQQQLLKQQQPKEITTPYRDFVEKNIDSNFEALIDIDRLATAIPDEHLSDVVRTETNFHFNSAAFIGHNIKGTKPLLIHPEEKKTEEKEFIPMLALVLQDICLHYNTKRLFIYNTYHQMTIFYRLLKLLNLNFFHYDESTEWKLLKSNEEIPDLLQYSSYNILTTPEGSRGMEASECICLIENNDCTLKHLTLESMSRATQNLIIVSTSNIHLSKYLSTGHIIKELLREYLTEYIVTHSEELDSEKPYTKDSVDKVTFNINTRSRRFEELLNNIEHIDHPQAAPVTANVEEIIFKCLHPPEKVDKITCFCLSEKSCELRWQHSADKYTVKKKSNYFDWEILASGITSNTFIVDDISIGEICTFSVVADNQVGQSDDSIFSYHHN